The genome window GGATTCGGCCCATACGGTAAGGGCGGCATGTATGGCCAGCCCTACGGCATCTCCCCCAATGCCCCCTATGATCACAGCTCATCCCCTGCTGGATTTGCTCAGTCTTCACTCCATCGAGACAGTGGTCTGGGCTCTGGTCTTGGTGATTATGGTCGTGCCGCGACAACCCAGGCTGGCAGTCAGCCCGGCCTTGGTGGGAGCACTTTCAACAGCGTCCATGATACCTTCAATCGTGGAGGCTCCGCTTTCCCGTCTCAAGGCCAGTCGTTCAacagcccagcccagcccgGCAATGCCGCGGCTGATGACCTGAAGCCATTTGGCGAGCCCAAGGCCGCTTCTGGCCCTTCTCCCTCTCTGGGCGGAGCTCGACCTGGTTCCGCTACCAACGCCCCGCCTGCTCAGAGCGGTCTCCCGCCACCCCAGAATGTTGGCGCGTATGGTGGTTATCCTAGCCATCTCCAAGGCCATGGCCTCCATGGTAGCAACGCATATGGCATGGGCGGTAACGCCGGTACCAACCAGCACGGAAATAGTCCCTACGGGTCATACGGACAGGGTTTCAGCGCCAGCGGCTACTACAGTGGcaaccagcagcagcagcaacaacagcagcgcGGCGGCTGGGGAGGCAACTATCATTAGAGATCAGATGCCCAGCAGGAGCGTAGCGACAGACGAGGCCGATGCCTGACGACTGGCTTGGCGATAGCCGACGTAATGCCTTGCGGAATATCTTAGGGGATGAGAGGGGACGAGAGGTGAACTATGATCAAGGAGTCGGGGGGTTATAATCAGCATGATGCATATGGCTTTCATGGAGCCGGACGAATATTCACTCTCACACCTCAAATGTGTCTACGTGTACGTGTACGattgtttcttttttttttctctcgAGAATCGCCTTAAGAAAAGATCAGGGTGGCATATGGCAAAACAAATCAAAGGAAACGGAACGGAATGGAAGGGCAAGGCGTTTCGCCATGgtcttttttctctttcacTCTCTATCCCTCACTGTCATTCTCACTTTACCTGGTATTTCTTCTTGTGAAACACCTGGAGCCAAGTAACGAGATTGCGTGCGTGTCATTTTCTTTCCCTGGATCAGGATTTGCTTGCTTTGATGGTATTTTTGGGTTGTTTGTCGGGGGGAGGGCTCAACTGCAACGGCTGGTTTCTTATTTAcgacaacaaacaaactTTTAGGAGACGGGGTTGAACGCGTGTTCGTTTAACAATGTATTCTTTCTTGACTTGAACCGTAGGGCGATGAGGAAAGGGAAAAGGCAAGGCGTGCATGGGAGAAGGCAATGGAAAGGAATTGAATGAATTGGTTTGGTCAGGcatgagattgagaagctccCTTAAACGGGCTTTGATCCAATGATATCGATGAAAATGAGAAAACTTATTGGAGAGGCATAGTTGTCGAGCATGACGTGATGAGTGAGTACATGAGTGACTGGGTATGTGCATATTGTGTAGATTGAGGGTGTTGATTGTAGCGAGGCCTGTTGGGGGGTATAAATCTTACTTATGCAAGCACCCCCAACAGGAGATAGACTCCGACCTGATTTGTAAGTAAAGATGCCATCGAGGTTATGACATGTGTACCACGTAGATAGCAGCGCAGGACTTTGCGTGAGGAGAAAAAGCTGGCCGCTTCGTATGTAAGACTACCAAGTCGTTAACCGTGAAACTCGGCTATAGAGAAGATTAGTCACCAGCTCAAGCGGGGAGCTATGATCAAAAGAGGAGAAAGGGAGAGAATGACGGGATAAATAACCTCCTGCTCTAGAATTAGGCAATAGATGGACTAgattgtgttgttggtgctggATGGCTTTCTCCGGCAGCGGAACCCGGCATGTGAGTTGGGGATGAGTGGGGTTGAAGATGGGAAGAAGATCTAGCATGCGAGAATACCTTACTTATCCAGTGGTTCGTCTTGCAAAGAGGGAAGAGAGTGTCTGTTTCATCGTGTAGGTGACCCATCGTGTCATTGAGATAAGGTTGTTGTAGCGATGATCACCTTGGTAAAGTAAAGAGTTATCTACTGAAGCTTGTTTGCCTGTCAATGTAACCAAGTGTTGCAGCTCCGGGAATAATATTATCCTCGTCAAATGAAAAGGAATTCGTCATTCGGCTAGACCCCATCCCCCACAGTCTACCCCAGTCAATTGACTGATTGATACGGAGCCTCGAGGCCTTTGGATGAGGGTGCGAAAATAACCCGATCAAAGAGCTTGCCAGAGCCACTCCAAAATATCCTGAACATGTACAGTTATTTTTATCACTCAGAACTGAAGTCCTAAGCTTTCTGTCACCCCTCAAGTCCTCCATTGGGGGTTTAGGCTTGGCTCTCAAGGGTTTGGGTCAATGTAATATATATTACCCTGGGCATTTCCCCATTGTTTCCGAGGTGATGACTTTTGAGACTCTCTCGTTCTTCATTCTTGCTCCTTCGAGCGAGAAAACAGAGTTGAGATGATGGCTGACCATTCCAATGAGAAGAGACCAGACTTTGTCATCGACTCTGCTTCCCAAAATACTGCTCTAACCTCCTCAGGGCAGGAAAAGATTGTGCCTGGAGATGTGATCGATAATGAAGAGTCTTCTCACCCTCTCAACTCCGACAATCGGCCTGAAGAGAACATTTCTTCCAACGATGACGGGAGCGGTGATGCAGAATCGGTAGATTCGAAGGATGAGTTGAGATTATCGAAGGCGCGTTGTATAGCTCTCGTCTGCACCGTCACAGGAGCTTCTTTTCTCAACGTGAGTCTGTAACAAACAAGTATCGAACACACACTAACAATGATAGACTCTTGCCAGCCAAAgcgtcgtcatcatccttcCTCAGATTGGCCGGGCCCTCGATGTTCCTGATACGAGACTTCAATGGGTAGTGTCATCCTACGTCTTGACATTTGGCTGCTTCCTGTTACTCTGGGGTCGAATCGCAGATATCTACGGCAAGAGACTGATTTTTATCCTGGGGTCATTTTGGGTTACTATCTGCTGTGTTGTCAATGCTTTCATACCTACTGAGATTGCGTTCGATCTATTCCGTGGCCTTCACGGGCTGGTAAGTTACATCTTACTATAACACAGGACACGGCTGATATGTCCAGGGCGCTGCTGCTAATGTTCCCACGGCGATTGGCATCCTCGGGACTACGTTCCCTCCGGGGAAGGCAAAGAACTACGCTTTCAGTGCATACGGTGTGTTTCTCCACATACTTCATCAGGAGCTTGCTAACAACGCCAGCTGCCGGTGCCCCCCTCGGTAGCGTCTGCGGCAATCTAGTCTCCGGTCTCATCGCGGAATGGGCCAGTTGGAAATGGGTCTTTGGTGCCCTAGCCATCATGGCCGGCATGATCGCCGTTGCTGGTGTCTTCTGCATCCCCGCTCCGCCCCCGGAACTCCGACCCGAGCATAACAACCTGCGGTCCAAGACGGCGGCTGTGGACTGGATTGGCGCTACTCTTATCACATGTGGACTCCTTGCACTTATGTTTGCTTTGACAGAGGGAAACGTTGTTGGCTGGACTGCACCTTGGATCCCCGTGCTCATCGTTGTTTCGTTTGGAGTCATCGTTGCATTCTTCTTTTGGCAGCGATATCTTGAGCAGAAGACGAATCGGCCGCCCCTTGTCAAAGTGTCAATCTTCAGCAACTGGCGATTCACAGCCGTCATGATTATCATGGGCTTTTTCTTTGGTGGATTCAACAACTACCTCATTTACGCAACGTACTATTTCCAGGATTACCAAGGTCTCTCACCGCTACAGACAATGTTGCGATTCATCCCTACTGGTGTAAGCGGCTTCGTGGTTGCTTTTTTCACGGCGTACTTCCTTTCACGGGTTCCGACTTTCTTTATCCTGGCGTTCGGACATGTGGCTGTTTGCATTGCTGCTGTTTTATACGCCGTGCCAATCCCCCCGACGACATCGTACTTTGCATGGGGATTCTGGGCTATGATTCTCTCTGTTGTTGGAGCCGACACGGCCTGGCCTTGCCTCACGCTCTTTACTTCACATTCCCTCCCCAAAGAGGATCAAGCTG of Fusarium oxysporum Fo47 chromosome I, complete sequence contains these proteins:
- a CDS encoding major facilitator superfamily domain-containing protein, which gives rise to MADHSNEKRPDFVIDSASQNTALTSSGQEKIVPGDVIDNEESSHPLNSDNRPEENISSNDDGSGDAESVDSKDELRLSKARCIALVCTVTGASFLNTLASQSVVIILPQIGRALDVPDTRLQWVVSSYVLTFGCFLLLWGRIADIYGKRLIFILGSFWVTICCVVNAFIPTEIAFDLFRGLHGLGAAANVPTAIGILGTTFPPGKAKNYAFSAYAAGAPLGSVCGNLVSGLIAEWASWKWVFGALAIMAGMIAVAGVFCIPAPPPELRPEHNNLRSKTAAVDWIGATLITCGLLALMFALTEGNVVGWTAPWIPVLIVVSFGVIVAFFFWQRYLEQKTNRPPLVKVSIFSNWRFTAVMIIMGFFFGGFNNYLIYATYYFQDYQGLSPLQTMLRFIPTGVSGFVVAFFTAYFLSRVPTFFILAFGHVAVCIAAVLYAVPIPPTTSYFAWGFWAMILSVVGADTAWPCLTLFTSHSLPKEDQAVGGALINSSGMIGRAIALAIATSIQSSVMAKERGVSVQDVGSVKEWDAPSLKGLRAGAWTNFGILFIALALVVYTFRSMEIIGKIPDRPERSEGVVNQEDTDVERRG